The window GCGTGGCAAGGCCTCGTCCGTTCCGGAGCTTTCCGGAGCACTTCGGCGGGGCCTTTCGGCGCGTTCATGGATTCCCACGCTGGCGGGCCGGGCAACCGGGCCGCCAGTTGGTTTGTCGGCATAAAGGTTTTACCCGTTGTTTCCACGGGGTGATGCGCACTCAGCCGCATCGCCTGTCGCTCTTTAGATACGAGGCAATCCTCCCATGGCGGACCAAAAGATTCGCATCCGGCTGAAGGCGTTCGATCATCGTCTGATCGACCGTTCGGCCAGCGAGATCGTCGAGACGGCCAAGCGGACCGGCGCGCAAGTGCGCGGCCCGATCCCGCTGCCGACCAAGATCGAGCGTTACACCATCCTGACCTCGCCGCACGCCGACAAGGACGCGCGCGACCAGTATGAAACCCGCACGCACAAGCGCGTGCTCGATATCGTGGACCCCAACGACAAGACCGTGGACGCGCTGATGAAGCTCGAACTCGCGGCTGGCGTCGACGTCCAGATCAAGCTGACCTGAGGGCACAACGATGAGCGCGAAGAAATATTCGCTCGGCATCGTCGGTCGCAAGGCCGGCATGAGCCGCATGTTCACCGAGGACGGCAAGTCCATTCCGGTGACCTTGATCGAGGCAACCCCGAACCGCATCACCCAGGTGAAGACCGTCGAGACCGACGGCTACTCCGCGCTGCAGGTGACCGCGGGCGTGAAGCGTGCCTCGCTGTTGAACAAGCCGACCACTGGTCACCTGGCCAAGGCCAAGGTGGAAGCGGGTCGCGGGTTGTGGGAACTGCGCGTGGAAGCCGACCAGATCGGTGGTTATGAAGTGGGCGGCGAGATCAAGGCCGACATCTTCAGCGAAGGCCAGATCGTCGACGTCCAGGGCGTGACCAAGGGCAAGGGTTTCCAGGGCACGATCAAGCGCTGGAACTTCAAGATGGGTGATGCCACCCACGGTAACTCGCTGTCGCACCGCTCGCCGGGCTCCATCGGCCAGCGCCAGACGCCGGGCCGCGTGTTCCCGGGCAAGAAGATGTCCGGCCACATGGGCGACGTGACCCAGACCACGCAGAACCTGCAGGTCGTCAAGGTCGACGCCGAGCGCGGCTTGATTGCCGTGCGTGGTGCCGTGCCGGGTGCGCCGGGTGGCGACGTGATCGTGCGCCCGACGAGCAAGGGAGTCTGATCATGGAACTCAATATCAACGGTAGCGCAAGCACGTTGTCGGTCTCCGATGCCGTGTTCGGCCGCGAATTCAGTCAGGACCTCGTTCACCAGGTCGTGGTCGCGTACCGCAATGCCGGTCGTGCCGGCACCAAGGCGCAGAAGACCCGTTCGGAAGTCAACGGCACCACCAAGAAGTCGAAGAAGCAGAAGGGTGGCGGTGCGCGTCATGGCGCGCTGACGGCTCCGATCTTCGTCGGCGGCGGCGTGACCTTCGCGGCCAAGCCGCGCAGCTTCGCGCAGAAGGTCAATCGCAAGATGTACCGCGCCGCGATCGCTGCGATCCTGTCGGAGTTGAACCGCCAGGGCCGCATGATGGTCGTCGAGGGCTTCGAGCTGGATTCGCCGAAGACCACCGGCATGATTGCCAAGCTGAAGGACCTCAACGTCGGTCGGCGTCCGCTGATCGTCACCGAGGATGCGACCGAGAACGTGTTCCTGTCCGCTCGCAATCTGCCGTATGTGCAGGTTCGTGACGTGCAGGGTCTGGATCCGGTTGCGCTGGTCGGTGCCGACACCGTCGTCATCACCTCCGATGCCGTCAAGAAGATCGAGGAGTGGCTGGCATGAGCGCCGTGAACATGTACGAAGTGATTCGTGCACCGCGCGTGTCCGAAAAGACCGCGCGCCTGCAGGAAGTCTCCAACCAATACGTTTTCGAAGTCGCGAAGACTGCCACCAAGGCCGACGTCAAGGCCGCCGTGGAGAAGATCTTCGACGTCAAGGTCACTGCGGTGAACGTGCTGAACGTGAAGGGCAAGTCCAAGACCTTCAAGTTCCGCCAAGGTCGCCGCGGTGATTGGCGCAAGGCGTACGTGACACTGGCCGAAGGCCAGTCGATCGACGTCATGACGACTTCTGCCTGAGGAACGACCCATGGCATTGATGACATTCAAACCCACTTCGCCTGGCCGTCGCTCGATGGTCCGCGTGGTGACGCCGGATCTGCACAAGGGTGCGCCGCATGCGGCTTTGCTCGAAAAGCAGAGCAATTCGGGCGGGCGCAATCACCACGGCCGCATCACCACCCGTCACATCGGTGGTGGCCACAAGCAGCATTACCGCATCATCGACTTCAAGCGCGACAAGGAAGGCATTGCCGCCCGCGTCGAGCGGATCGAATACGATCCGAACCGCACTGCGCACATCGCGCTGCTGTGCTACGTGGACGGTGAGCGCCGCTACATCATCGCGCCGAAGGGCCTGAAGGCCGGCGACCAGGTGATTGCGGGTCGTGATGCGCCGATCAAGGCCGGCAACACCCTGCCGCTGCGCAATATCCCGGTCGGTTCGACCGTGCATTGCATCGAGATGAAGCCGGGCAAGGGCGCGCAGATCGCGCGTGCCGCTGGTGCCGGCGTCCAGCTGGTTGCCCGCGAAGGCGTCTACGCGATGCTCCGCCTGCGTTCGGGCGAGATGCGCAAGGTGCCGGCAGACTGCCGCGCGACCATCGGCGAAGTCGGCAACGACGAGCACAACCTCGAGAAGCTGGGCAAGGCTGGTGCGAAGCGCTGGCGTGGCGTCAAGCCGACCGTGCGCGGCGCGGCCATGAACCCCGTCGACCACCCGCACGGTGGCGGCGAGGCGAAGGCTGGCCAGGGCAACCCGCATCCGGTCACCCCGTGGGGCGTGCCGACCAAGGGTTACAAGACCCGCAAGAACAAGCGCACGCAGCAGTTCATCGTGCGCGACCGCAGGAGCTAATCGGCAATGGCACGTTCACTCAAGAAGGGCCCGTTCATCGATCACCACCTTCAGAAGAAGGTGGAGACCGCGGGCAGCAGCAAGAAGCCGATCAAGACCTGGTCGCGTCGTTCCACGGTGTTGCCGGAAATGATCGGCTTCACCATCGCCGTGCACAACGGCAAGAACCACATCCCGGTGCTGATCAACGAGAACATGATCGGTCACAAGCTCGGCGAGTTCGCCCTGACCCGCACGTTCAAGGGTCATGGCGGCGACAAGAAGAGCGGGAAGTAAGGAGATGACCATGGAAGCGAAAGCCATCCTGCGCAGTGCGCGCATCTCCGCCCAGAAAGTCCGTCTGGTCGCCGACCAGGTGCGCGGGTTGTCGGCAGAGCGTGCCGTCAATCTGCTCAAGTTCTCGGACAAGAAGGCTGCCGTCATGATCCGCAAGGTCGTGGAGTCCGCCATCGCCAACGCCGAGAACAACCAGGGCGCCGACATCGACGCACTGAAAGTCAAGACCATCATGGTGGACGAGGGTCCGTCGCTGAAGCGCTTCATGGCGCGTGCGAAGGGGCGTGGCACGCGCATCACCAAGCGCACCAGCCATATCACCGTGATCGTGGGCGAGGGCAAGTAATCATGGGTCATAAAGTCAATCCGATCGGCATCCGCTTGGGCATCTCCAAGGACTGGAACTCCAAGTGGTTCGCCGGCAAGAAGCACTTCGCCGACTACCTCTCCGCCGACCTCAAGGTCCGCGAGATGCTTCGCAAGAAGCTGGCCGCGGCCGGGATCAGCAAGATCCTGATCGAGCGTCCGGCCAATAACGCGCGCGTGACGATCCACACCGCCCGGCCGGGCGTGGTGATCGGCAAGCGCGGCGAGGACATCGAGAAGCTGCGCAAGGAAGTGTCCGACGTGATGGGCGTCCCGGCGCACATCAACGTCACCGAAGTGCGTAAGCCCGAGCTCGACGCCCAGCTGGTCGCGGAATCGATCGCGCAGCAGCTAGAGCGTCGCATCATGTTCCGCCGCGCGATGAAGCGTGCGGTCGGCAACGCGATGCGCCTCGGCGCGCTGGGCATCAAGGTGAATGTCGGTGGCCGCCTCAACGGTGCGGAAATCGCCCGTTCGGAGTGGTATCGCGAAGGTCGCGTGCCGCTGCATACCCTGCGTGCGGACATCGACTACGGCTTCGCCGAGGCCAAGACCACCTACGGCATCATCGGCATCAAGGTGTGGGTCTACAAGGGCGAGATCTTCGACTTCTCCCAGGTTGGCCAGGAAAAGCAGGACGACACCCCGGCGCCGCGCGCCGAGCGTGGCGACCGCGAGCGCCCGCGCGGCCCGCGCCGCGATCGTGAAGCGAGGGACTAAATCATGTTGCAACCCAAGCGAACCAAATACCGCAAGGTCCACAAGGGCCGCAATGACGGCCTGGCCTGGAGCGGCAACGCCGTCAGCTTCGGCGAATTCGGCCTGAAGGCGACCGCCCACGGCCAGCTCACCGCACGCCAGATCGAGGCCGCGCGTCGTTCCATCAGTCGTTACGTGAAGCGTGGCGGCAAGATGTGGATCCGCGTGTTCCCCGACAAGCCGATCACCAAGAAGCCGATCGAAGTCCGCATGGGCTCGGGCAAGGGCAACGTGGAGTACTGGGTCGCTCAGATCCAGCCCGGCCGCATGATCTACGAGATCGAGGGCGTCGATGAGACGATCGCGCGCGAGGCGTTCCGCCTGGCCGCGGCCAAGCTCTCGGTCACCACCACTTTCGTGACCCGGACGGTGCGCTGATGGAACTCAAGCAACTGCGTCAGAAGTCGGCGGACGAGCTGAAGGCCCACTTGGTCGAGCTGCAGAAGGAGCGTTTCGCGCTCCGCATGCAGAAGGCCACCGGCCAGCTTCCCCCGTCCAAGACCAACGAACCCCGCCGCGTGCGCCGCGAGATTGCTCGCGTCAACACGCTGCTCGGCGCGACGAAGTAAGGACAGCCGAGATGACCGAACAAACCAAGAAGCTGCACACGGTCGAAGGCCGCGTCGTCAGCAACAAGATGGACAAGACCGTGACGGTGCTCGTCGAGCGCCTCGTCAAGCATGCGTTGTACGGCAAGTACATCCGCCGCTCGACCAAGCTGCATGCCCACGATGCCGAGAATTCGTGCAACGAGGGCGACACCGTCCGCGTGGCCGAATGCGCGCCGATGTCCAAGACCAAGAACTGGCGCGTGGTCGAGATCCTCGCCCGCGCAGCCGAGTAACAGGAGACAGCCATGATCCAGATGCAGAGCTATCTCGACGTTGCCGACAACTCCGGTGCCAAGGAACTGATGTGCATCAAGGTGCTCGGTGGCTCCAAGCGCCGTTACGCCGGCATCGGCGACATCATCAAGGTCTCGGTGAAGGACGCGATCCCGCGCGGCAAGGTCAAGAAGGGCGACGTCTACGACGCCGTCGTGGTCCGTACCCGCAAGGGTGTGCGCCGCGCGGACGGTTCGCTGATTCGCTTCGACGGCAACGCCGCCGTGCTGCTCAACAACAAGCAAGAGCCGATCGGCACGCGCATCTTCGGGCCAGTGACCCGCGAGCTGCGCTCCGAGAAGTTCATGAAGATCGTTTCGCTCGCGCCTGAAGTGCTCTGAGCGGAGGAAGGAAACCATGAACCGTATCCGCAAGGGCGACCAGGTCGTCGTCACCACCGGCAACAAGAAGATCAAGGGTCAGACCGGCGAAGTGCTCCGCGTCGACGGCGAGCGCGTGTTCGTCTCGAACCTGAACCTGGTCAAGCGCGCCACCAAGCCGAATCCGCAAGCCGGCCAGGCCGGCGGGCTGATCGAGCGCGAGGCGTCTATCCACATTTCCAACGTGATGCTGCTCAATCCGGCCACCGGCAAGGGTGAGCGCACTGCCACCAAGATCCTGGAGAATGGAAAGCGCATTCGCGTGCTCCGCTCCAGCGGCGAGGCCATCTGAAATGAACACCCGTCTCGAAAAGTTCTACAAGGATGAAGTGGTGCCGAAGCTGATGAAACAGTTCGGCTACACCAACATCATGGAAGTTCCGAAGCTGACCAAGATCACGCTGAACATGGGCGTGGGCGAAGCGGCGACCAACAAGAAGGTGCTGGAGAACGCGGTGGCCGACATGGCCAAGATCGCGGGCCAGAAGCCGCAGGTCACCAAGTCGCGCGTTTCGGTTGCCTCGTTCAAGATTCGCGACGGCTGGCCCATCGGCGCCAAGGTCACCCTGCGTCGCGCCAAGATGTACGAGTTCCTGGATCGCCTGATCAACATCTCGCTGCCGCGCGTCCGCGACTTCCGCGGCGTATCCGGTCGTTCGTTCGACGGCCGTGGCAACTACAACATGGGCGTCAAGGAACAGATCATCTTCCCGGAGATCGATTTCGACCAGGTCGATGCGATGCGCGGCATGGACATCGCCATCACCACCACCGCGAAGACCGACGCCGAGGCCAAGGCCCTGCTCGAAGCCTTCCGCTTCCCGTTCCGCAACTGAGGCAAGACAGATGGCCAAGACTTCAATGGTGAACCGCGAGGTCAAGCGCACCAAGCTTGCCAAGCAGCATGGCGCCAAGCGCGACGCGCTGAAGAAGATCATCTCCAGCCAGGACGCGTCCTACGAGGAGAAGATGGACGCGGCGGTCAAGCTGCAGAAGCTTCCGCGCGATTCCTCGCCGAGTCGCCAGACCACGCGTTGCGCCCTGACCGGCCGCCCGCGCGCGGTGTACAGCAAGTTCGGCCTGGGCCGTAACGCGCTGCGCAAGGCGACGATGAATGGCGATGTTCCCGGTCTGCGCAAGGCTAGCTGGTAACTGAAACTCCTGCTATATTGGGCGGCTTCCCGCCTTTAAAGCAGGGAAATCCCGAGGCCCGCAGCGATGCGGGCCTTCGGTCGCAACCGGTGTCGCGTCTTTTCCGGGCGGCGGCATCACCACAATCCGACAGATTTTCGCGAAAGCGGATATCGGTGCACTCATCAGGAATTTTCAATGAGCATGACTGATCCCATCGCCGACATGCTGGTCCGCATCAAGAATGCGGCAGCGGTTGGCAAGCAGACGGTGAAGATGCCGTCCTCCAAGACCAAGGTCGCGATCGCCAACGTCCTCAAGGGCGAGGGCTACATTGCCGACGTGCGTGTCACCGAGAACGGCGCCAAGGCCGAGCTGGAGCTGGCCCTGAAGTATTACGAAGGCAAGCCGGTGATCGAGACCCTGAAGCGCGTGTCGCGCTCGGGCCTGCGCAACTACCGCGGCAAGGACGCGCTGCCCAAGGTGCTCAACGGCCTCGGCGTCGCCATCATTTCCACCTCCAAGGGCATCATGACCGACTCGCAGGCGCGCCTGCACGGCGTCGGTGGTGAAGTCCTGTGCATCGTGGCCTAAGGGAGTAACGACCATGTCCCGAGTCGCCAAGAAGCCGGTTGCCATCACCAGTGGTGTCGAGCTCAACGTCCAGGCCACTTCGATCAGCGTGAAGGGCCCGAAGGGCACCCTCAGTGTGCCGAAGCCGGCCGGCATCGAAGTCAAGATCGAAGACGGCAACGCCCAGCTGTCGGCCAACGACGCCTCGCTGGTGCCGCTGACCGGCACCCTGCGTGCGATTGTCGCCAACATGGTGCACGGTGTCAGCACCGGCTTCGAGCGCAAGCTCGAGCTGGTCGGCGTTGGTTACCGCGCTGCCATGCAGGGCAAGGATCTGAGCCTGTCGCTCGGTTTCTCGCACCCGGTCGTGTTCCAGACCCCGGAAGGCATCACCATCAGCACCCCGACCCAGACCGAAATCCTGGTGGCCGGTGCGGACAAGCAGCGCGTCGGCGAAGTCGCCGCCAAGATCCGTGGCTACCGCCCGCCTGAGCCCTACAAGGGCAAGGGTGTGAAGTACGCCGGCGAAGTCATCATCCGCAAGGAAGCCAAGAAGGCGTAATCCCCTCCGGGATGCAAGCGCTTTCAGCTTCGAGGAATCAGATCATGAGCATCAAGAACACCGCCCGCCTGCGTCGCGCCAAGTCCACCCGCGCGCATATCCGCAATCTCGGCGTGCCGCGCCTCACGGTGCTGCGCACCGGCCAGCATCTGTACGCCCAGCTGTTCACCGCCGATGGCGCCAAGGTGCTGGCTTCGGCTTCCACCGTGCAGGCCGACGTCATGGACGGCCTTAAGAACGGCAAGAACAAGGATGCTGCTTCCAAGGTCGGCCAGGTCATTGCCGAGCGTGCCAAGGCCGCCGGTATCGAGAAGGTTGCGTTCGACCGCTCGGGCTATCGTTACCACGGCCGCGTCAAGGCGCTGGCTGATGCCGCCCGCGAGGGTGGCCTGCAGTTCTAAGGGTTGATGGCGCGGGGCTCCGGCCCCATGCCTGTTGCCTGTCTCCCGCCGATGCGGATTGCATCGGACGCCACTGCCGGTTGCGGCGATGGCGGGACCCCCGAAACACTTCACAACAATAAGCGGCGACGCCGCAATTTCCCTTCAATACAACGAGATACCGAAATGGCAGAGCAACGCGAATCCCGCGGCCGCGATCGTGGTCCGCGCGAGGAAAAAGTCGATGACGGCATGATCGAAAAGTTGATCGCGGTCAATCGCGTCAGCAAGACGGTCAAGGGCGGTCGCCAGTTCACCTTCACCGCATTGACGGTGGTGGGCGACGGCGCTGGCAAGGTCGGCTTCGGCTATGGCAAGGCGCGTGAAGTGCCGGTGGCTATCCAGAAGTCGATGGAATACGCCCGCAAGGGCATGACCACGGTGGACCTGAACAACGGCACCCTGTTCCATCAGGTGAAGGCCAATCATGGTGCGGCCAGTGTGTTCATGAAGCCGGCATCGGAAGGTACTGGCGTGATCGCCGGTGGCGCGATGCGCGCCGTGCTGGAAGTGGTGGGCGTGAAGAACGTGCTGGCCAAGGCCACCGGTTCGCGCAACCCGATCAATCTGGTGCGCGCCACCATCCGCGGCCTGGAGTCGATCCGTTCGCCGGCCAAGATCGCGGCCAAGCGCGGCAAGAAGCTGGAGGATATCAACCATGGCTGATAATAATTCCGGCAAGACCGTCAAGGTCCGCCTGGTCAAGGGTCTGCGCGGCACCCAGGCGCGTCATCGCCTCTCGGTGAAGGCGCTCGGCCTGGGCAAGCTCAACAGCGTCCGCGAGCTGAAGGACAGCCCGCAGGTGCGTGGCTTGATCAACCAGCTGCATTACCTGGTCAAGGTCGAGGAGTAATCACATGAAGCTCAATACGCTCAAGCCCGCCGATGGCGCTCGCCAGGACGCCCGTCGCGTCGGTCGCGGCATCGGTTCCGGTCTCGGCAAGACCTGCGGCCGCGGCCACAAGGGTTCGTTCGCGCGCTCCGGCAAGGGCAAGATCAAGGCCGGCTTTGAAGGTGGTCAGATGCCGATGTACAAGCGGTTGCCGAAGATCGGCTTCCGCTCGAAACTGGCCAATGATTGCGCCGAAGTGCTGCTGTACAAGCTGGACACGTTGCCGGCCGGCGAGATCGACTTCGCCGCCCTGCGCGCTGCCAAGCTGGTGCCGAGCACCGCCAAGCGCGCCAAGATCGTTGCCAAGGGCGAAGTCAGCAAGGCCTTCACGCTTAAGGGCGTGGCTGCGACTGCGGGTGCCAAGGCCGCGATCGAGGCCGCCGGCGGCAAGCTGGCGGAGTAAGCACGGCATGTCGCGAAACGCGGGTGCGATGTCGGGTCTGGCGGGTGCGGGCAAGTTCACCGAACTTCGCTCGCGCCTGCTGTTCGTGCTGGGCGCGCTGATCATCTACCGGATTGGCTGCTTCATCCCGGTGCCGGGCGTCAACCCGCAGGCGATGCTGCAGCTCATGGAAGGGCAGAAGGGCACCATCGTGGACATGTTCAACATGTTCTCGGGTGGTGCGTTGTCGCGCTTCAGTCTGTTCGCATTGAACGTGGTGCCGTACATCTCGGCGTCGATCGTGGTCCAGTTGATGACCCAGATCCTGCCGAGCTGGAAGGCGATGTCGAAGGAAGGCGAGTCCGGACGCCGCAAGATCACCCAGTACTCGCGCTTCGGCGCAGTGTTCCTGGCGATCTTCCAGGCCGCCGGCATCGCCATCGCGCTGCAGGGCCAAGGTGCAGGAAGCGGCCTGCCGGTGGTCTACAGCCCCGGCCCCGGCTTCGTGCTGACCGCGGTGGTGTCGCTGACCGCGGGCACGATGTTCCTGATGTGGATTGGTGAGCAAATCACCGAGCGCGGTATCGGCAACGGCATCTCGCTGATCATTTTCGCCGGCATCGTCGCCGGCCTGCCGGGCGCGGTGTTGAATACCCTGCAGCAGGCCAATAGCGGCGACATGCAGTGGATCACGGTGTTCTTCATCCTGGCCATCGTGCTGGCGTTCACTTGGTTCGTGGTGTTCGTGGAGCGCGGTCAGCGCCGGATCACGGTGAATTACGCCCGTCGCCAAGGTGGTCGTGGCGCGTACATGAACCAGAGCTCGTTCCTGCCGCTCAAGCTCAACATGGCAGGCGTGATCCCGCCGATCTTCGCCTCGTCGATCATCATGTTCCCCGCCA of the Thermomonas carbonis genome contains:
- the rpsH gene encoding 30S ribosomal protein S8, with protein sequence MSMTDPIADMLVRIKNAAAVGKQTVKMPSSKTKVAIANVLKGEGYIADVRVTENGAKAELELALKYYEGKPVIETLKRVSRSGLRNYRGKDALPKVLNGLGVAIISTSKGIMTDSQARLHGVGGEVLCIVA
- the rpmD gene encoding 50S ribosomal protein L30, with protein sequence MADNNSGKTVKVRLVKGLRGTQARHRLSVKALGLGKLNSVRELKDSPQVRGLINQLHYLVKVEE
- the rplW gene encoding 50S ribosomal protein L23, with the protein product MSAVNMYEVIRAPRVSEKTARLQEVSNQYVFEVAKTATKADVKAAVEKIFDVKVTAVNVLNVKGKSKTFKFRQGRRGDWRKAYVTLAEGQSIDVMTTSA
- the rplP gene encoding 50S ribosomal protein L16, which translates into the protein MLQPKRTKYRKVHKGRNDGLAWSGNAVSFGEFGLKATAHGQLTARQIEAARRSISRYVKRGGKMWIRVFPDKPITKKPIEVRMGSGKGNVEYWVAQIQPGRMIYEIEGVDETIAREAFRLAAAKLSVTTTFVTRTVR
- the rplB gene encoding 50S ribosomal protein L2 — its product is MALMTFKPTSPGRRSMVRVVTPDLHKGAPHAALLEKQSNSGGRNHHGRITTRHIGGGHKQHYRIIDFKRDKEGIAARVERIEYDPNRTAHIALLCYVDGERRYIIAPKGLKAGDQVIAGRDAPIKAGNTLPLRNIPVGSTVHCIEMKPGKGAQIARAAGAGVQLVAREGVYAMLRLRSGEMRKVPADCRATIGEVGNDEHNLEKLGKAGAKRWRGVKPTVRGAAMNPVDHPHGGGEAKAGQGNPHPVTPWGVPTKGYKTRKNKRTQQFIVRDRRS
- the rplO gene encoding 50S ribosomal protein L15; its protein translation is MKLNTLKPADGARQDARRVGRGIGSGLGKTCGRGHKGSFARSGKGKIKAGFEGGQMPMYKRLPKIGFRSKLANDCAEVLLYKLDTLPAGEIDFAALRAAKLVPSTAKRAKIVAKGEVSKAFTLKGVAATAGAKAAIEAAGGKLAE
- the rpsQ gene encoding 30S ribosomal protein S17, whose amino-acid sequence is MTEQTKKLHTVEGRVVSNKMDKTVTVLVERLVKHALYGKYIRRSTKLHAHDAENSCNEGDTVRVAECAPMSKTKNWRVVEILARAAE
- the rpsS gene encoding 30S ribosomal protein S19 is translated as MARSLKKGPFIDHHLQKKVETAGSSKKPIKTWSRRSTVLPEMIGFTIAVHNGKNHIPVLINENMIGHKLGEFALTRTFKGHGGDKKSGK
- the rplR gene encoding 50S ribosomal protein L18, producing MSIKNTARLRRAKSTRAHIRNLGVPRLTVLRTGQHLYAQLFTADGAKVLASASTVQADVMDGLKNGKNKDAASKVGQVIAERAKAAGIEKVAFDRSGYRYHGRVKALADAAREGGLQF
- the rplV gene encoding 50S ribosomal protein L22, with the translated sequence MEAKAILRSARISAQKVRLVADQVRGLSAERAVNLLKFSDKKAAVMIRKVVESAIANAENNQGADIDALKVKTIMVDEGPSLKRFMARAKGRGTRITKRTSHITVIVGEGK
- the rplF gene encoding 50S ribosomal protein L6 → MSRVAKKPVAITSGVELNVQATSISVKGPKGTLSVPKPAGIEVKIEDGNAQLSANDASLVPLTGTLRAIVANMVHGVSTGFERKLELVGVGYRAAMQGKDLSLSLGFSHPVVFQTPEGITISTPTQTEILVAGADKQRVGEVAAKIRGYRPPEPYKGKGVKYAGEVIIRKEAKKA
- the rpsN gene encoding 30S ribosomal protein S14; this translates as MAKTSMVNREVKRTKLAKQHGAKRDALKKIISSQDASYEEKMDAAVKLQKLPRDSSPSRQTTRCALTGRPRAVYSKFGLGRNALRKATMNGDVPGLRKASW
- the rpsJ gene encoding 30S ribosomal protein S10, yielding MADQKIRIRLKAFDHRLIDRSASEIVETAKRTGAQVRGPIPLPTKIERYTILTSPHADKDARDQYETRTHKRVLDIVDPNDKTVDALMKLELAAGVDVQIKLT
- the rplE gene encoding 50S ribosomal protein L5 — its product is MNTRLEKFYKDEVVPKLMKQFGYTNIMEVPKLTKITLNMGVGEAATNKKVLENAVADMAKIAGQKPQVTKSRVSVASFKIRDGWPIGAKVTLRRAKMYEFLDRLINISLPRVRDFRGVSGRSFDGRGNYNMGVKEQIIFPEIDFDQVDAMRGMDIAITTTAKTDAEAKALLEAFRFPFRN
- the rpmC gene encoding 50S ribosomal protein L29, encoding MELKQLRQKSADELKAHLVELQKERFALRMQKATGQLPPSKTNEPRRVRREIARVNTLLGATK
- the rpsC gene encoding 30S ribosomal protein S3 codes for the protein MGHKVNPIGIRLGISKDWNSKWFAGKKHFADYLSADLKVREMLRKKLAAAGISKILIERPANNARVTIHTARPGVVIGKRGEDIEKLRKEVSDVMGVPAHINVTEVRKPELDAQLVAESIAQQLERRIMFRRAMKRAVGNAMRLGALGIKVNVGGRLNGAEIARSEWYREGRVPLHTLRADIDYGFAEAKTTYGIIGIKVWVYKGEIFDFSQVGQEKQDDTPAPRAERGDRERPRGPRRDREARD
- the secY gene encoding preprotein translocase subunit SecY, with translation MSGLAGAGKFTELRSRLLFVLGALIIYRIGCFIPVPGVNPQAMLQLMEGQKGTIVDMFNMFSGGALSRFSLFALNVVPYISASIVVQLMTQILPSWKAMSKEGESGRRKITQYSRFGAVFLAIFQAAGIAIALQGQGAGSGLPVVYSPGPGFVLTAVVSLTAGTMFLMWIGEQITERGIGNGISLIIFAGIVAGLPGAVLNTLQQANSGDMQWITVFFILAIVLAFTWFVVFVERGQRRITVNYARRQGGRGAYMNQSSFLPLKLNMAGVIPPIFASSIIMFPATASSWFGQSGGSATTWLQKVSQMLSPGEPLHMVLLAALIAGFAFFYTALVFNSQETADNLKKSGALIPGIRPGKATAEYIDAVLTRLTAAGALYLVIVCLLPEVMRTELGTSFYFGGTSLLIVVVVVMDFIAQIQAHLMSHQYESLLKKANLKGRGGSR
- the rplN gene encoding 50S ribosomal protein L14, with translation MIQMQSYLDVADNSGAKELMCIKVLGGSKRRYAGIGDIIKVSVKDAIPRGKVKKGDVYDAVVVRTRKGVRRADGSLIRFDGNAAVLLNNKQEPIGTRIFGPVTRELRSEKFMKIVSLAPEVL
- the rplX gene encoding 50S ribosomal protein L24, whose product is MNRIRKGDQVVVTTGNKKIKGQTGEVLRVDGERVFVSNLNLVKRATKPNPQAGQAGGLIEREASIHISNVMLLNPATGKGERTATKILENGKRIRVLRSSGEAI
- the rplC gene encoding 50S ribosomal protein L3, which produces MSAKKYSLGIVGRKAGMSRMFTEDGKSIPVTLIEATPNRITQVKTVETDGYSALQVTAGVKRASLLNKPTTGHLAKAKVEAGRGLWELRVEADQIGGYEVGGEIKADIFSEGQIVDVQGVTKGKGFQGTIKRWNFKMGDATHGNSLSHRSPGSIGQRQTPGRVFPGKKMSGHMGDVTQTTQNLQVVKVDAERGLIAVRGAVPGAPGGDVIVRPTSKGV
- the rplD gene encoding 50S ribosomal protein L4, whose amino-acid sequence is MELNINGSASTLSVSDAVFGREFSQDLVHQVVVAYRNAGRAGTKAQKTRSEVNGTTKKSKKQKGGGARHGALTAPIFVGGGVTFAAKPRSFAQKVNRKMYRAAIAAILSELNRQGRMMVVEGFELDSPKTTGMIAKLKDLNVGRRPLIVTEDATENVFLSARNLPYVQVRDVQGLDPVALVGADTVVITSDAVKKIEEWLA
- the rpsE gene encoding 30S ribosomal protein S5, which produces MAEQRESRGRDRGPREEKVDDGMIEKLIAVNRVSKTVKGGRQFTFTALTVVGDGAGKVGFGYGKAREVPVAIQKSMEYARKGMTTVDLNNGTLFHQVKANHGAASVFMKPASEGTGVIAGGAMRAVLEVVGVKNVLAKATGSRNPINLVRATIRGLESIRSPAKIAAKRGKKLEDINHG